The sequence below is a genomic window from Candidatus Zixiibacteriota bacterium.
AGCTTGAGTGAAGAATTGGTCAGCGTGCGCGACAAATACATGGCAACCTGACGGGCGATCACAATCTCTTGCGTCTTCTTCTTCGACTTCAGGAGTTCTTCCGAAATCTTGTAGTAAGCCGCGACCTCTTTTTGAATCTGCTCGATTGTCACCGGCTTCGCTTTGGAGCGGATGGTGTCTTTCAAGACATCCTGCGCCAGGGCCATGGTCAGCTCTTTACGGCGCAGCGAAGCGTAGGCCACCAAGCGGACCAAAGCACCTTCCAGTTCGCGGACGTTGGAAGTGATCGAGTCGGCAATGTAAGTCAACACGTCCTGAGGGACGATGACACCATCAGAGTCAGCCTTTTTCTGCAGAATGGCAATGCGCGTTTCCAGCGTCGGCGGCTGAATATCGGCGACCAGACCCCAGCTGAAGCGCGACAACAGACGTTCCTCGAGTCCGAGAATATCCCGGGGCGCACGGTCGGCGGTGAGGACGATCTGCTTGCCGGCCTGGTGCAGGGCGTTGAAGGTGTGAAAGAACTGCTCTTGCGTCGATTCCTTGCCGGTAAAGAACTGGATATCGTCCAGCAACAGCAGATCAACCGTGCGGTAGCGATTGGAGAACTCGTGCACCGACTTGGTCGACAGCGACCGAATGAATTCGTTGGTGAACTCTTCGCTCGACACATACA
It includes:
- the dnaA gene encoding chromosomal replication initiator protein DnaA yields the protein YVSSEEFTNEFIRSLSTKSVHEFSNRYRTVDLLLLDDIQFFTGKESTQEQFFHTFNALHQAGKQIVLTADRAPRDILGLEERLLSRFSWGLVADIQPPTLETRIAILQKKADSDGVIVPQDVLTYIADSITSNVRELEGALVRLVAYASLRRKELTMALAQDVLKDTIRSKAKPVTIEQIQKEVAAYYKISEELLKSKKKTQEIVIARQVAMYLSRTLTNSSLKLIGINFGNRDHSTVIHACQQVQDMMKSSIDFKLQIDKLINVICGQQ